In the genome of Syntrophales bacterium, one region contains:
- the moaC gene encoding cyclic pyranopterin monophosphate synthase MoaC → MDPHSVNMVDVTDKPISRRVACARATVCLDQKTIEYIEEGKIPKGDVFNVARIAAIMAAKKTGEIIPLCHNIEITGVDVSLQTTPGTGEITIEAKVSSNGRTGVEMEALTAVSVAALTVYDMCKSVDKNITIKNIHLLWKEGGKSGNIHR, encoded by the coding sequence ATGGATCCCCATAGTGTAAACATGGTAGATGTCACGGATAAACCCATCTCACGTAGGGTGGCTTGTGCAAGGGCAACGGTATGCTTAGATCAAAAAACCATAGAGTACATCGAGGAAGGTAAAATTCCTAAAGGTGACGTTTTCAATGTGGCCCGCATAGCAGCGATTATGGCAGCCAAAAAAACAGGGGAAATTATTCCCCTCTGTCATAACATTGAAATAACAGGTGTGGATGTTTCCCTTCAAACAACACCCGGCACAGGCGAGATAACTATCGAGGCGAAGGTGAGTAGTAACGGAAGAACCGGTGTAGAAATGGAAGCTTTAACAGCAGTTAGTGTGGCTGCTCTCACTGTCTACGATATGTGCAAATCTGTTGACAAAAACATAACCATAAAAAATATACACCTGCTCTGGAAAGAAGGAGGTAAAAGCGGAAATATACACCGCTGA
- a CDS encoding YifB family Mg chelatase-like AAA ATPase — translation MIVKVISCATIGINAYRVDVEVDTSTGLPHFSTVGLPDVAVKESKDRIKAAVKNSGYPFPRHHVTVNLAPADVRKEGTSFDLPIAVAILATQSLIDVARLSDYLILGELSLDGGVKGVRGVMSAAFLGRSLGLRGIILPFDNAYETSFVQGIDVFPVRHLSDVVEFLGGRKEIEPFKGNIDEILKRRSTYSVDFRDVAGQDHVKRALEVAAAGGHNVLMIGPPGSGKTMLAMRLPTILPELSFEEAIETTKIYSVAGLLSRDECIITNRPFRNPHHTISDAGLVGGGQTPKPGEISLAHNGVLFLDELPEFRRNVLESLRQPMEEGTVTISRSTISITFPARFMLVAAMNPCVCGHYGDAVRVCRCTAQQIRQYQGRISGPLLDRIDIHVTVPAVRHRDIRGRYSAESSAAIRERVVRARDVQRRRFTSREGVLNARMTEADIKEFCRLDEESMRILEMAMEKLGLSARAYAKVLKVARTIADLDGSFEIKTPHVAEAIQYRSLDMRIV, via the coding sequence ATGATAGTTAAAGTTATCAGCTGTGCAACCATTGGCATAAATGCGTACAGAGTGGATGTGGAGGTAGATACATCTACAGGTCTTCCCCATTTTTCTACCGTAGGATTGCCCGATGTTGCTGTTAAGGAGAGTAAGGATCGGATTAAGGCCGCTGTTAAGAATTCTGGTTATCCCTTCCCTCGGCATCACGTGACGGTTAATCTGGCTCCCGCTGATGTGCGTAAAGAAGGGACGTCGTTTGATCTTCCCATAGCCGTAGCTATACTCGCTACTCAGTCACTGATCGATGTTGCTCGTCTTTCTGATTATCTCATTTTAGGTGAACTTTCCCTTGATGGAGGTGTGAAAGGGGTCCGAGGGGTTATGTCGGCGGCTTTTTTGGGCAGATCTTTAGGATTAAGGGGAATAATTCTTCCCTTTGATAACGCATATGAAACATCTTTCGTTCAAGGTATCGACGTTTTTCCAGTCAGACACCTTTCTGATGTTGTGGAGTTCCTTGGGGGTCGAAAAGAAATAGAACCATTCAAGGGGAATATCGACGAGATTTTGAAGAGAAGATCCACGTACAGTGTAGATTTTCGAGATGTAGCAGGACAGGATCATGTTAAGAGGGCACTAGAAGTAGCGGCTGCAGGAGGGCATAACGTCCTGATGATTGGGCCACCAGGCAGTGGAAAAACAATGCTGGCAATGCGATTGCCCACAATTCTTCCTGAACTTTCTTTTGAAGAAGCTATTGAGACCACAAAAATTTATTCTGTGGCAGGTCTTTTGAGTAGAGACGAATGCATAATTACGAACCGGCCCTTCAGAAACCCACATCATACTATCTCCGATGCTGGTCTTGTTGGAGGAGGTCAGACACCAAAACCAGGCGAAATAAGCCTTGCTCATAACGGTGTTCTTTTCCTGGATGAGTTGCCGGAATTCCGGAGGAATGTCTTAGAATCACTGAGACAACCTATGGAAGAAGGTACTGTAACTATCTCCCGTTCGACCATCTCAATTACATTTCCCGCTCGTTTTATGCTTGTCGCGGCTATGAATCCCTGTGTCTGCGGACATTATGGAGATGCTGTTAGAGTGTGCCGTTGTACTGCGCAACAGATACGTCAGTATCAGGGCAGGATTTCCGGCCCATTGCTAGACCGCATTGATATTCATGTAACAGTTCCTGCTGTCAGACACCGGGATATCAGAGGTAGATATTCAGCGGAATCATCTGCAGCCATCAGAGAGCGTGTTGTAAGAGCACGAGATGTGCAGCGCAGACGATTCACATCTCGAGAGGGGGTGCTAAACGCTCGCATGACAGAAGCAGATATAAAAGAGTTTTGTCGACTTGATGAGGAATCAATGAGAATTTTGGAGATGGCAATGGAGAAACTTGGCTTAAGTGCTAGGGCATATGCGAAAGTGCTGAAAGTAGCTAGAACTATTGCAGATTTGGATGGGAGCTTTGAAATAAAAACACCGCATGTGGCTGAAGCAATTCAGTATCGTAGTCTTGATATGCGCATAGTTTAG
- a CDS encoding branched-chain amino acid aminotransferase, giving the protein MKEKIQKMLVEKGKPKPQDESQLGFGKIFTDHMFTMYYTQEKGWHNPTIGPYREIALDPAAICLHYGQLIFEGLKAYRGGKGEIYLFRPWENIRRMNNSAIRLCMPTIDEEFFLEAMKELVVTERDWIPRGRGTSLYIRPTMIATEKALGVHAANEYLFFIIVCPVGAYYPEGFNPTKIYVTEEYVRAAPGGVGFCKAAGNYAASLLASTLAQKKGYTQVLWLDAVHRRYVEEVGTSNIFFLINGELVTPPLTGTILPGVTRDSVIKIARHWGIKVVERAISIDEVIEGAEKGTLSEVFATGTAAIISPVGCLNYGGREYIINQGKTGELTEKLYNEILQIQYGEKEDPFGWRLRIFG; this is encoded by the coding sequence TTGAAGGAGAAAATTCAGAAAATGTTGGTAGAAAAGGGCAAACCAAAACCCCAGGATGAGAGTCAGCTCGGTTTTGGTAAGATTTTCACTGACCACATGTTTACTATGTACTACACCCAAGAAAAAGGTTGGCACAATCCCACCATAGGTCCGTACAGAGAAATTGCACTGGATCCTGCGGCTATATGCCTTCATTATGGACAGCTGATATTCGAAGGACTTAAAGCTTATCGGGGCGGGAAGGGTGAGATATATCTGTTTCGCCCCTGGGAGAATATCAGGCGAATGAATAACTCCGCAATACGTCTCTGTATGCCCACTATTGATGAGGAGTTCTTTTTAGAAGCAATGAAAGAACTTGTAGTTACTGAGAGAGATTGGATTCCACGGGGTAGGGGTACATCTCTATACATCCGTCCCACAATGATTGCCACAGAAAAGGCACTGGGTGTACATGCTGCGAATGAATATCTATTTTTCATCATAGTGTGTCCAGTAGGGGCATATTATCCTGAGGGTTTTAATCCGACGAAGATATACGTAACTGAGGAATACGTGAGGGCTGCTCCAGGTGGGGTAGGTTTTTGCAAGGCAGCAGGTAATTACGCTGCAAGTCTTCTGGCAAGCACATTAGCTCAGAAAAAAGGATACACCCAAGTCCTTTGGTTAGATGCCGTTCACAGGCGTTACGTCGAAGAAGTGGGAACGAGCAACATCTTCTTTTTGATTAACGGTGAGCTAGTAACCCCACCACTTACGGGAACTATTTTACCCGGTGTAACCCGTGATTCTGTAATTAAAATTGCCAGACACTGGGGTATAAAAGTGGTTGAAAGAGCCATTTCGATAGACGAAGTAATAGAGGGGGCAGAGAAGGGAACATTAAGCGAAGTTTTCGCCACAGGAACTGCAGCAATTATTTCACCTGTGGGCTGTTTAAATTACGGTGGCCGTGAATATATCATTAACCAAGGGAAAACGGGGGAATTGACGGAGAAATTGTATAATGAAATCCTGCAGATTCAGTACGGTGAAAAGGAAGACCCCTTTGGATGGAGATTGAGGATCTTTGGATGA
- a CDS encoding outer membrane lipoprotein carrier protein LolA, translating to MFCLFPLNASGQLSLEEVVDKVQRNYEKIIDLKANFHQETYVPYLKRSVIEDGTVFFKKPGKMRWDYKHPTSKTLYLTSAKAWLYVPKERAVYVQDVKRLFDTQLPLRLLSGKANLKEDFIARFDPAGPMDKNGNYLLQLDERRSEWGVRGIGIKIDGQEFYILSLSFSDVQGNSTVISFKDLRINEGISDSVFVFQPPRGIQVYDHP from the coding sequence GTGTTTTGTTTGTTCCCATTGAATGCATCTGGTCAGTTATCACTCGAGGAGGTCGTTGACAAAGTTCAACGTAATTATGAGAAGATTATTGATTTAAAGGCTAATTTCCATCAGGAAACGTATGTTCCATATTTGAAGAGATCGGTGATTGAGGACGGGACGGTGTTCTTTAAGAAACCGGGAAAGATGAGATGGGATTACAAGCATCCTACATCAAAGACTCTATACTTAACTTCTGCTAAAGCGTGGTTGTATGTACCGAAGGAAAGAGCGGTATATGTACAGGATGTGAAAAGGTTGTTCGATACGCAGCTACCTCTGCGTCTGTTAAGCGGCAAAGCAAACTTGAAGGAGGATTTTATAGCCAGATTTGATCCCGCGGGTCCTATGGATAAAAATGGGAATTATCTGCTCCAACTAGATGAGCGCAGATCGGAGTGGGGTGTGAGAGGTATCGGAATAAAGATTGATGGTCAGGAATTCTATATTTTATCGTTGAGTTTTTCGGATGTTCAGGGAAATTCGACTGTTATCAGTTTTAAAGATCTCCGTATTAATGAAGGGATTTCAGATAGTGTTTTCGTTTTCCAACCACCTCGGGGTATTCAGGTGTATGATCACCCCTAG
- a CDS encoding DUF2905 domain-containing protein has product MNEFFGLGRLLIIIGLVITGIGIIVALGSKLPWIGRLPGDIYFKGERFTFYFPITTCILVSVLLTIFFWLMGRK; this is encoded by the coding sequence ATGAATGAGTTTTTTGGATTAGGAAGACTACTAATAATCATTGGTCTTGTAATAACGGGGATTGGAATCATTGTAGCACTGGGGAGTAAGTTACCGTGGATTGGTCGTCTACCAGGAGATATTTACTTTAAAGGTGAACGTTTTACCTTCTATTTTCCTATAACCACTTGTATACTTGTTAGTGTGCTTCTCACCATCTTTTTCTGGCTTATGGGCCGAAAATAA
- a CDS encoding radical SAM protein, producing MDNYLFELLKNCKFCPRKCGVDRTKGERGFCGVEDVLQVASALPHFGEEPPISGSKGAGTIFFSGCNLRCIFCQNYQISHAIRGEKMTVEDLAQLMLSLEAQGCHNIEAVTPTPHIPFVVAGLVKARLNGLTVPFINNSSGYEELSTLKLLKGLVDIYMPDFKFGNDEIALRYAKAPDYVAKTLLAIKEMADQVGNTLETKDGIARRGLLIRHLVLPGEIENSLEVLRIISREISTEVPLSLMSQYTPTPKVKNQPPLNRRILKEEYDIIIEAALDMGFEVIYIQELNDKHIMPDFDREKPFNWDGI from the coding sequence ATGGATAACTATCTTTTCGAACTCCTGAAAAATTGTAAGTTCTGTCCCCGTAAATGCGGGGTTGACAGAACAAAAGGAGAGCGAGGTTTCTGCGGTGTGGAAGATGTTCTCCAGGTGGCATCTGCCCTACCTCATTTCGGAGAAGAACCACCTATTTCAGGTTCAAAAGGAGCAGGTACAATCTTCTTTTCCGGGTGTAACCTCCGCTGCATTTTTTGTCAGAATTATCAGATCAGTCATGCCATCCGGGGCGAAAAAATGACCGTTGAAGACCTTGCCCAATTGATGTTGTCGCTGGAAGCCCAGGGATGTCACAACATAGAGGCAGTTACCCCTACACCACATATACCATTTGTAGTGGCAGGTTTGGTGAAGGCACGACTAAACGGACTCACCGTGCCTTTCATCAATAACAGCAGTGGATACGAGGAACTATCAACGCTAAAATTACTAAAAGGTCTTGTGGATATATATATGCCCGACTTCAAGTTTGGAAATGATGAGATAGCGCTACGTTACGCAAAGGCTCCTGACTACGTTGCTAAAACGTTGCTTGCCATAAAAGAAATGGCAGATCAAGTAGGTAATACACTGGAAACGAAGGATGGTATTGCTCGTCGTGGCCTTCTCATACGCCACCTTGTGCTTCCCGGGGAGATTGAAAACAGTCTTGAAGTGCTGAGAATAATCAGCCGTGAGATATCAACGGAAGTACCGCTGAGCCTCATGTCCCAATACACACCCACACCAAAGGTGAAAAACCAGCCACCTTTAAACAGACGTATTTTGAAGGAGGAATACGATATCATTATCGAGGCTGCTCTGGACATGGGATTCGAAGTGATATATATACAAGAATTGAACGATAAGCATATAATGCCCGACTTTGATAGAGAAAAACCCTTTAACTGGGATGGGATTTAA
- a CDS encoding glutamate-5-semialdehyde dehydrogenase codes for MGLDVLIREMATKAKESARVLAQTSSAVKNDVLLRIAETLVERKLFILAENEKDVQNARNSGLSPAFIDRLTLKESTIENMAQSVREVAALPDPVGKITSMWRRPNGLLVGRMRIPLGVIGIIYESRPNVTVDAAVLCLKSGNAVILRGGSEAINSNMALGRIIEEVLSDYPIPNAVVQVVPVKDREAVNLLLQQEEFIDLIIPRGGEELIRTVVQNSRIPVIKHYKGVCHIFVDKSADLEMAVRICLNAKVQRPGVCNAMETLLVHEAIAEEFLPVMAARFKEAGVKLKGCVKTRNIVEGVEEATEEDWYAEYLDLILAVKVVSGIDEAIEHISRYGSLHTESIITRDYDNAQRFLNEVNSSTVLVNASTRFSDGFELGLGAEIGISTTKLHAFGPMGLEELTTTKFIVYGNGQVRT; via the coding sequence ATGGGATTGGATGTTCTAATTCGGGAGATGGCAACTAAGGCCAAAGAATCAGCTCGGGTGCTGGCTCAAACTTCCTCTGCCGTGAAAAACGATGTTCTTCTCAGAATTGCCGAGACCCTAGTTGAAAGAAAACTTTTTATTCTTGCAGAGAACGAAAAAGATGTGCAAAACGCAAGAAATTCAGGATTGAGCCCCGCGTTTATCGACAGGTTAACCCTGAAGGAAAGTACAATCGAAAATATGGCTCAAAGCGTGAGGGAAGTGGCTGCACTGCCTGACCCTGTGGGAAAGATAACTTCGATGTGGAGACGTCCAAACGGTCTACTTGTGGGAAGGATGAGGATACCTCTGGGTGTTATTGGTATCATTTACGAATCTCGCCCTAATGTTACTGTAGATGCCGCTGTTCTCTGTTTAAAGTCGGGTAATGCAGTTATACTGAGAGGTGGATCTGAAGCAATAAACTCTAATATGGCCCTCGGCCGTATAATTGAGGAAGTTCTCAGCGATTATCCTATACCAAATGCGGTTGTTCAGGTGGTTCCTGTTAAGGACCGGGAGGCTGTTAATTTGCTGTTGCAACAGGAGGAATTCATAGATCTTATCATACCTCGAGGCGGTGAGGAGTTGATAAGAACGGTAGTTCAGAACTCAAGAATTCCAGTAATAAAACATTATAAAGGGGTGTGCCATATTTTTGTTGATAAGAGCGCTGATTTGGAAATGGCCGTGCGTATTTGTCTCAATGCTAAAGTGCAGCGTCCGGGCGTATGTAATGCCATGGAGACGCTTCTTGTTCATGAAGCAATTGCAGAAGAATTTCTGCCTGTTATGGCTGCTCGTTTCAAAGAAGCGGGTGTGAAACTTAAGGGATGTGTGAAAACAAGAAATATCGTTGAGGGGGTGGAGGAAGCAACGGAAGAAGATTGGTACGCAGAGTATTTAGATCTGATCCTGGCGGTTAAGGTTGTGAGTGGGATAGACGAAGCAATCGAACACATTTCCCGCTATGGCTCTCTCCATACCGAATCCATCATCACTAGGGACTACGATAACGCTCAGCGATTTTTAAACGAGGTTAATTCTTCCACTGTGCTCGTAAACGCATCAACACGTTTTAGCGACGGGTTTGAACTTGGTCTGGGCGCAGAGATAGGAATAAGTACCACTAAGCTCCACGCTTTTGGTCCTATGGGCCTCGAGGAGTTAACAACTACAAAATTCATAGTTTATGGCAATGGACAGGTGAGAACATGA
- the nadD gene encoding nicotinate-nucleotide adenylyltransferase encodes MKWGLLGGTFDPIHYGHLRCAEEVLELFGLNRVVFIPAARPPHKLSGEISPFYHREHMVKMAIEDNPNFTFSDVEKVRGGISYSFETVEYILNKYLPNLELFFIIGQDAFHAIQTWKEWRRLLLMCHFVVMTRPGYEKKGLDSILPSDFAMNFKYDPERDGYRGSTGNFIYFREVTFLDISSGKIRRLVKEGRSIKYLTPESVRHYIMQNKLYMDV; translated from the coding sequence ATGAAATGGGGGTTACTCGGGGGAACGTTTGATCCCATCCATTATGGACATTTACGTTGTGCCGAAGAGGTGTTGGAGTTGTTCGGGCTGAACAGGGTGGTCTTCATTCCTGCGGCTCGTCCACCCCACAAATTAAGTGGTGAGATATCACCTTTCTATCATCGGGAACATATGGTCAAGATGGCTATTGAAGACAATCCCAACTTTACATTCTCAGATGTGGAAAAGGTTCGTGGTGGAATTTCCTATTCTTTTGAAACTGTAGAATACATCCTGAATAAGTATTTACCAAATTTAGAGTTGTTCTTTATCATAGGCCAAGATGCATTTCATGCCATACAGACGTGGAAAGAATGGCGAAGACTGCTCCTCATGTGCCATTTTGTTGTTATGACAAGGCCCGGTTATGAGAAGAAAGGGCTAGATAGTATTCTACCTTCTGATTTTGCTATGAATTTCAAATATGATCCCGAACGTGATGGATACAGGGGATCTACGGGCAACTTCATTTACTTCAGAGAGGTTACTTTTCTTGATATTTCTTCAGGAAAGATCCGTCGTCTTGTAAAAGAGGGAAGATCCATAAAATACCTTACACCTGAATCGGTCAGGCATTACATAATGCAGAATAAACTTTACATGGACGTGTGA
- a CDS encoding DUF2845 domain-containing protein translates to MNVRKIIICVVCGLIMCIDQPVLAFRCGSGLVNIGDSKSKVIIECGPPTYKEKVGVTDKTYYSGDPAKRHGKTRKSKTVEQWTYNCGESDFIYLLTFEGGKLVKEETVGRGKGKSQCLGRR, encoded by the coding sequence ATGAATGTTAGGAAGATAATCATCTGTGTTGTTTGTGGTTTAATTATGTGCATCGATCAGCCAGTTTTGGCTTTTCGGTGTGGTAGTGGATTGGTAAACATCGGCGATTCTAAGTCAAAGGTAATTATAGAATGTGGCCCTCCAACATATAAGGAAAAGGTAGGAGTTACGGATAAAACGTATTACAGTGGTGATCCTGCTAAAAGACATGGTAAAACACGGAAGAGCAAGACTGTTGAGCAGTGGACGTACAATTGTGGTGAATCTGATTTTATATACCTTCTCACATTTGAGGGAGGAAAACTCGTCAAGGAAGAAACCGTGGGGCGTGGTAAAGGTAAATCTCAGTGTCTGGGAAGAAGATGA